A single genomic interval of Panthera uncia isolate 11264 chromosome A1 unlocalized genomic scaffold, Puncia_PCG_1.0 HiC_scaffold_17, whole genome shotgun sequence harbors:
- the LOC125935208 gene encoding protocadherin beta-2-like, whose product MEAGEGKERFLKQRQVLIFFVLLGIAQVASKPKQYSVAEEMESGSFVANLLKDLGLEVNHLAARGARVVSKGKKTRLQFDRQTGNLLLNEKLDREELCGLAEPCVLPFQVLLENPLQFFQAELWIRDINDHSPVFLDKEILLKISESITPGTTFLIERAQDLDVGSNSLQSYTVSPNSHFHLKLQDSSDGILPQLVLDKALDREEQAEIRLTLTALDGGTPPRSGTALVRIEVLDINDNAPEFAKLLYEVQVLENSPIGFQVAVVSARDLDIGTYGEISYVFSQASEDIRKTFQINAKSGELILTQKLDFESIQSYTLNIQATDGGGLSGSCMVFVQVMDLNDNPPELTMSTLIDHIPENLQETIIAVLSVSDPDSGDNGRMVCSIEDDLPFFLKPSVENFYTLLTNTPLDRRFGCKRPDSNMKTPERIQPNRQVVAFILMVFLSQACPEPIRYSVIEETESGSFIAHLAKDLGLGIGELTARSARVVSDDDKQRLQLDRQTGDLLLREKIDREELCGSVEPCVLHFQVLLETPVQFFEGELSIQDINDHSPVFPTGEMLLKIPENSQPGTLFPLKLAQDLDVGSNGLQKYTISPNSYFHVLTRNHSEAKKYPDLVQDKALDREEQPAFSLTLIALDGGSPPKSGTITVRILITDVNDNAPEFVHTPYEVQVLENSSLDSPVLSVSAKDIDSGNFGSVSYGFFQASDEIKQTFSINEVTGEIRLTKKLDFEHIKSYHVEIEAIDGGGLSGKGTVVIHVVDVNDNAPELTISSLTNSIPENAPETVVSIFRIRDRDSGDNGKMICSIPDNLPFLLKPTFKNFYTLTLSQSYQYDVCLTGDPRTGEFKFLKQIFPNLLVEDTEREIKENPNCRNSFVFS is encoded by the exons ATGGAGGCCGGAGAGGGAAAAGAACGCTTTCTAAAACAAAGGCAAGTCTTGATATTCTTTGTTTTGCTGGGCATAGCTCAGGTTGCTTCCAAGCCTAAGCAGTACTCAGTGGCTGAGGAAATGGAGAGTGGCTCCTTTGTGGCCAATTTGTTAAAAGACCTGGGGCTGGAGGTAAATCACCTAGCTGCGCGGGGGGCTCGGGTcgtttccaaagggaaaaaaacgcGTTTGCAGTTTGATAGGCAGACAGGGAATTTGTTGTTAAACGAGAAACTGGACCGGGAGGAGCTGTGCGGCCTTGCCGAGCCCTGTGTGCTACCTTTCCAGGTATTATTGGAAAATCCCTTGCAGTTTTTTCAGGCCGAGCTATGGATTAGAGATATAAATGATCATTCCCCGGTTTTCCTAGACAaagaaatacttttgaaaatttcagaaaGTATCACTCCCGGAACTACTTTCCTAATAGAACGTGCCCAGGACTTAGATGTGGGAAGCAACAGTCTCCAAAGTTACACGGTCAGTCCAAATTCCCACTTCCATCTTAAATTACAAGACAGTTCCGACGGCATATTACCACAGCTGGTGCTGGACAAAGCGCTGGATCGAGAGGAACAGGCTGAGATCAGGTTAACTCTCACTGCGCTGGACGGCGGGACTCCACCCAGGTCTGGCACTGCCCTGGTCCGCATTGAAGTTTTGGACATCAATGATAACGCGCCCGAGTTTGCAAAGCTGCTCTATGAGGTGCAAGTTCTGGAAAACAGTCCTATTGGATTCCAGGTTGCCGTAGTCTCTGCTAGAGATTTGGACATTGGAACCTATGGAGAAATATCTTATGTATTTTCCCAAGCCTCTGAAGATATTCgcaaaacttttcaaataaatgcaaagtcAGGAGAACTCATTTTAACACAGAAACTGGATTTCGAATCCATTCAGAGTTATACATTAAATATTCAGGCGACAGATGGTGGAGGCCTATCTGGAAGTTGCATGGTGTTTGTCCAAGTGATGGATTTGAATGACAACCCTCCGGAACTGACTATGTCAACACTTATCGATCACATCCCAGAAAACTTGCAGGAGACCATAATTGCTGTACTCAGTGTTTCAGATCCTGACTCGGGAGACAATGGAAGAATGGTTTGCTCCATTGAAGAtgatcttcctttcttccttaaaccttctgttgagaatttttacaccCTACTGACAAACACACCTCTGGACC GAAGGTTTGGATGTAAGCGCCCGGACTCCAACATGAAGACGCCAGAGAGAATTCAACCAAACAGGCAAGTGGTGGCCTTTATTTTGATGGTGTTCTTGTCCCAGGCTTGCCCTGAGCCTATTCGTTATTCTGTGATAGAAGAAACAGAGAGTGGCTCCTTTATAGCCCATCTGGCCAAAGATCTGGGCCTGGGAATTGGGGAACTGACCGCTAGGTCAGCCCGGGTGGTGTCTGACGATGACAAGCAGCGCTTGCAACTGGATCGTCAGACTGGagatttgcttttgagagagaaaatagaccGGGAAGAACTATGTGGCTCTGTTGAACCGTGTGTACTGCATTTCCAAGTGTTGCTGGAAACGCCGGTGCAATTTTTTGAAGGAGAATTATCAATCCAGGACATAAATGACCACTCCCCAGTATTCCCGACTGGGGAAATGCTCTTGAAAATACCGGAGAACAGCCAGCCAGGGACTCTGTTTCCGTTGAAATTAGCTCAGGATTTGGATGTGGGTAGCAATGGCCTTCAAAAGTACACTATCAGCCCCAATTCTTATTTTCATGTTCTAACTCGAAATCATAGTGAGGCCAAGAAATACCCAGATTTGGTGCAGGACAAAGCGCTGGATCGAGAGGAGCAGCCTGCGTTCAGCTTAACCCTCATAGCACTGGATGGTGGATCTCCACCTAAGTCTGGCACCATCACAGTGCGAATCCTGATCACAGACGTCAATGACAATGCTCCAGAGTTTGTGCACACCCCATATGAAGTACAGGTCTTGGAAAACAGCTCCCTAGACTCCCCAGTACTTAGTGTCTCAGCTAAAGATATAGATTCTGGAAACTTCGGGAGTGTTTCCTACGGCTTTTTCCAAGCATCAGATGAAATTAAACAAACTTTCTCAATTAATGAAGTCACAGGAGAAATCCGACTGACAAAGAAACTGGATTTTGAACACATTAAATCTTACCACGTAGAAATTGAGGCCATAGATGGCGGAGGCCTTTCTGGAAAAGGCACTGTAGTCATACACGTGGTGGATGTGAACGACAATGCCCCTGAGCTTACCATATCTTCACTCACCAACTCCATCCCAGAAAATGCTCCTGAGACTGTAGTGTCTATCTTCAGAATTCGAGATAGAGACTCTGGAGACAATGGAAAGATGATTTGCTCTATCCCAGATAATCTGCCGTTCCTTCTGAAACCGACTTTCAAGAATTTCTACACGCTG ACACTGTCGCAGAGCTACCAGTATGACGTGTGTCTGACGGGAGACCCTAGGACTGGTGAGTTCAAATTCCTGAAGCAGATATTTCCCAACCTCTTGGTTGAAGACactgagagagaaataaaagaaaaccccaaCTGCAGGAATAGCTTTGTATTCAGTTAA